The DNA segment cataaaaaaaaaagcaagaaCTATTCCTTAATTGTCGATAAACAGTTGTTATAATGGTAATGGATtagatatttattaaattattagtcTCATAAATACAAACGTATAGCAGCTGATGAGCAAATATTTGCAGTTTTAATTTGAAGTGAGGagtaaaatatataactttctaaatagaaatatatataaaaaaaaagtggtgCTTAATACAAgatcaatttttaatttaacttttttctttctttatacaTGGAATTAGAGGACGACGAGGATAATGACTTAATCGAAAATGTTTCAGGTAAGCTTCATttccattttgtttcttaattaattttattatattattagtcTCATATATAGCAAAGCAAATATTTGCAGTTTTAATTTGAAGTGAGGAGTAAAATATAGAACTTTCTAAAaggaaataaaacaaaaaaaaaaggtttttaatttaaatttttctttctttagacATGAAATTGGAGGAGGAGAAAGATAGTGGAGGAACTGGTATTGTATTGCTGAAAAGGATATGGGCTGAAGTTAAAAAATTGAGAAGGGAAGAGATTTTTGCGTTGATTACTGAACCCTCGGTAGCGTTGTTTGATGCAATAAAATCAGAAAGCCATGATCAAGTAATAGACACTTTTTTAGATTATATTACAATACTCACGACCGTAAAGGACCCTGAAGGACGGAACCTACTGCACTTGCTTTGTCTACATCGACGTCGTGCATTCTCTGATAAGCGTGTAAATAATCGGAAAGAGCAGTTAGTAGGAGCAGTGGACAATGAAGGTAACAACGTTCTACACATGGCTGCGCTTTTTTCAGTTCAATTCCAATCATTCTCAGGTTTAAATCCATACCTTCAAATGCAAAAAGCTCTCAAATGGTTCAAGGTGAATTAATTCATTTCCCTATTCTTATTCAATCATTCTTTATTACTATTCTATTGTATTTGAAGACATCAGTTCCACAAATCTTCACATACTTTTTGTTGATAAACAGAAAGTGAAGAGTCACGTTCCTCGTGAATTAAGGAGTGCAAGAAACAAGAAGGGGAAGAGACCAGTTGAGGTATTTTGTGATGAACACAAACAGTTATCAAATGATATCAAAGAAGTAGCGAAAGGAATAGCGGATTCTGGGATGATTGTGTCAACGCTTGTTGCTACAGTAGCATTTGGAGCTGCTCTCACTGTTCCAGGTGACAAGAACAATAGCTGGTTCATCGTCTTCATCGTCACAAACGCATTCGCATTATTCAGTTCTTGTACGTCCACCATCTGTTTCTTGTCAAATTTCACTTCTTCAAGATTTGCACGTAGTGAATTTGCCGTATCACTAAATCTCACCTTGGCATATGGAAGTTCGCTCCTAATCATCTCCGTTGCTGCTATGGTTGTGGCTTTCATTGCAACATCCTATCTCATATTTGCTCACGCAACCAAGTGGGTTTCTTATTTAGTGACTTCAATGGGGGGTTTCacattaatttgttttattatttttggattgaaaaaatataacaaGAGATGGGAACGCCGGTTTCTCCGACATAAAAAATGGGCTAGCCGACTTCAAAAATTTTcatgacaatttttttaaatagaaaccaGTCTTTAAGTGTTTTTTATCCTAATTTTCTGTGTTTTAATTACTCCACATGATTGTGTATCATTTGTTTGTGAAACAATAAAGTTTGTGTTTGAGTTTGATGagattattaaaaataagatcCATTTTGAATCCTATTTAAGGGATTTCTTCTTTCGGGATTGAAGATGCAATGTTCAAgagttttatttatatatatagaacACTTAATGTTCAAACCTATATGCCTAGTTTTGTTGTATGTTAGATTTCTTGAATCTGTCTTTCATGTTTTTTCAAGTTACAGAACATTGTATGTTCTTAGCTTGGCCATAAGATTCTCCATATGTATTCAATATGTGGTTGTTTTTCAAAAGGGGTGTGCATGTTAAGGAATCCTATTTCAGCATAACCATTACAAATAAATGTTACCATGAAATTTGTAATTGATttcttttatcaataaaaagaattaaataaatggAAGTGTTAAAAGTACTCTaacccttttaaaaaaaaacttaacaaaattctacCACTAGTTAGTTCAAATGTGGACCTCCTCCAGATAGTAATTTTAAGAGCAAAAAAAGTCATCTAAAACAAAAGCATTACATAAAAAAGCCTCACAATATAACATCAGTCGAGTTAGTACACCGACCATCAAGatattttgtaaaacatgttAATGAACCACATTCTATATGtaccatataaaaaaaaaaaacttatatgaGTTCCTTGTGAAAATGTTACATTATTTACAACTCCACTTAGAGAGGCTTTAGACTTGTCGTGCGCGGTATTTGGCATCAACTCCATCAGAGCAACTGTCTCATTAAAGTGTTGTCCTTTCCTTGACTTCTTTCAGAATGCTTTGTCCCACTATGCAGTCAAATAACATTTTGTCTAACAAATGTACCGAAATCAAGTGAGAGTTGTCATGTAAATAGAGAAAAAGCTATGGCAAATTGGGCATCCTACCTCTAcaatttttaacatattttaaaaaagttactTATCAATGCACCATTTAGTATAAAAGAAACTgaccattttatttttatatgttatcCATGACCAAACTTTTAGTTGGATCAGTGTAAAGATTTCAATGAGATCAAGAGATATCTTAAAAACTACAATTGATTATGCGTGTGTTCTATATGAAGTATTATATCAGTACAAGAAAAAGtgcttttaaaaactaaatttttggtttgtaaaatgataaaattagtcACTAAATTAATTAGAAACTAATAGTCTTAAGTAGCTAAAATCATGGTCgc comes from the Phaseolus vulgaris cultivar G19833 chromosome 8, P. vulgaris v2.0, whole genome shotgun sequence genome and includes:
- the LOC137826900 gene encoding ankyrin repeat-containing protein ITN1-like → MMNPDVEAWDESNIEITKARDYLSHHQTHPPVATSHAVTPSDMYWHAYMGEWGEMEAIVKNDRNSVRIGLTGSGDTALHVAAGAGNTTFVQELIKFMKIEEQLIPNSEEMLAVHLAALSRHHRIVKHLCSQQHLLDKMAYKDIEKLFFMTISNNMFDVAIIIFEKCPIKLSTARDEKQLTALHMLARKPATVLSMELEDNKDTEVAHVTEDDEDNDLIENVSDMKLEEEKDSGGTGIVLLKRIWAEVKKLRREEIFALITEPSVALFDAIKSESHDQVIDTFLDYITILTTVKDPEGRNLLHLLCLHRRRAFSDKRVNNRKEQLVGAVDNEGNNVLHMAALFSVQFQSFSGLNPYLQMQKALKWFKKVKSHVPRELRSARNKKGKRPVEVFCDEHKQLSNDIKEVAKGIADSGMIVSTLVATVAFGAALTVPGDKNNSWFIVFIVTNAFALFSSCTSTICFLSNFTSSRFARSEFAVSLNLTLAYGSSLLIISVAAMVVAFIATSYLIFAHATKWVSYLVTSMGGFTLICFIIFGLKKYNKRWERRFLRHKKWASRLQKFS